Below is a window of Desulfuromonadales bacterium DNA.
CCAGGTCCTCGTCGATGGTCAACGGCGCCCCGCTGACGCTGGTGAGGGAGATGGCGAAGGCGGAACTGGCCGGGGTCTGGTTGGCGCCGGGGGCAGGCGGACCGGCGGCCGGGGTGACCGTCAGGCGGGCATCCTCGCTGAGCGCCCCGGCTGGAATGGTCAGCGAGACGAGGGGGTTGGCGGGGTTGTCGGAGAAGGTTCCCCCCTGGGCCGCCGCGACCTGGGCTTGAATCACGGGTGGAGCCACAGAGTCGTTGCCACCGCCGCCATGGCAGGCGGCCAGCAGCAAGGCAAAAAGGAGGATAAGGGACATCTTCCGGAAATCGGAAAAGCTGCGTACAAAACATCTAGCGGACATGGATCACCTCTCCTATCTCGTTTGGTTGAGTCCGTTGCTCGGGCACTTCCGGCAGGCCGTGGAGATCCCCAGCAGACTGTAGAGGGGACACCAGCCGATCGCCCCGGTCAGAAGCGGGATGACGCCGAGATACCCCCAGCCATGGCCGGCGGCGATCCCCTGGTAGAGAAGAAAAAGCCCTGCCGAAATCCTGACCAGCCGGTCCAATGTTCCAACGTCGCGTTTCATGGTAGACCTCCTTGTTCGCGTTTCTGTTTTGAGGTCAGTATAGGAACCCTTCTTCAGCATGTCTGTGACATTGTCACACACGGCCCTTGAGACGACAGGTGTAGTATCTGTCCGGGCTTTTTTCA
It encodes the following:
- a CDS encoding DUF2892 domain-containing protein; the protein is MKRDVGTLDRLVRISAGLFLLYQGIAAGHGWGYLGVIPLLTGAIGWCPLYSLLGISTACRKCPSNGLNQTR